ATTAACGGTGTGCAAAAATCGTGTTTAACAATTCTGATGCCCACACTGCCATCGGCATTGATTACATTTTGAGCTAAGTTTTTTGCCCCGGAAAAGATAATGGTTAATGGATTTTCTGCATATTCAATTAAATCGTAAGCCACATCGGGGATTTCAGTTACGTAACTCTGCAGTTTGCTATCTACATCCAATAATACAATCAGGCTCTTTTCGGCAGGACGATTTTTTATTTTAAGTACTTTATCTACTGCTTCTGGATTTGTAGCATCGCAACCTATTCCCCAAATGGTGTCGGTAGGATACAAGATAACCCCGCCTGATTTTAAAACTTCTAAAGCCTTATTAATTTCATCTCTAAGCATGCAGCAAAGGTATTTATAAATAGGAAGTTAAATTATGTTAATGTTTATTTTTTTTAACGTTACAATATTTAGTTTTGCAGTCATTCTAGATTACAATCTTAGGCTGGTTCTATAGAAATCAAATGGATTTGTAAAATTTATATCAGTGCTAACCTTTTCATTATAAAATTGTTATATTTAATATAGGTTATTTACAAAAGCAACGCAAATGAAAACGACACAAAAATTATTAATGCTTTTTACAGTAGTATTGGCATTAGCAGGATGTACAACACTCCGTACCGCATCTGACTATGATAAAAATGTTGATTTAAGTGGTTATAAAACTTACAATTTTTACGATAAAGGCATAGCGAGGGTTAAACTTAATAATCTGGATAAGCGCAGATTAATAGCTGCTGTTGAATCTGAAATGAACGCTAAAGGATTTACAAAATCTGATCGCCCGGATTTATTAGTGAACCTGGTGGTGGTTGCCCGAGAAAAAACCGATGTATATGGCCCAGGTTATTATGGTGGCTGGGTTGGGGCTGGCGTGGCGGTTGGGGTAATCCATTCTGGGGCGGTGGAACCTATGTAAACCAATATATCGAAGGCACAATTATTATCGATTTCTTAGACCCTGCTAAAAAGATTTTATTCTGGCACGGACAAGGATCTGGTTTTAATCTCGATAGTTTCAATAAAAGAGAACAACGTTTATATACAGGAGTAAAAGAAATACTGGCACAATATCCGCCAACAGTTACAGCAGCTAGATAAGTTGTAAATCTTAATTAAGATAACAAAAGGGTTGTTGAATTTTTAAATAAATTCCAGCCCTTTTTTGTGTACAGGCTATTTCAACCTAAACCTAACATTCGCAGAAAGCCCGCAATCCGACCCTTCATCGGATGAGGACTTGTAGCATTGGCAGGACTAACGTTTAATAGTCTGCAGATTGATCCTGAAAATTACATATTCATTATCCTTTAAACCAAGGGCGTATAGATATACCAAAAGGATACCTTTTTAAAGAGATAGGTAGCAATCCATTAATTGCTGAGTAACAACAGGACTATTGAATTTTTGAACAAATTTCACCCCTTTTTCTTTCATCTCTTTTTGCAGCTGAGGGCTTTCTAGAATTTGATTAATGGCTTTTGTAAGTGCAGTGGCATCATTTGGCGAAACATATAAGCTATCTGGCCCACCGGCTTCTTCTAAGCATGAACCTGTTGCTGCAACCACCGGAACGCCTGAATACAAAGCCTCAATAATGGGAATACCAAAACCCTCGTAAAAGGAAGGATAAACAAAAACGCTTGCCATTTGATAAATGCCGGGTAGATCGGCAAAAGGAATGTTTTTTAGGAATAAGATCCTGTTTTTAAGACCAAGCTTTTCTATTTCTTTCTCAACAGTTGTAAAATAAGCAGTTTGTTTACCAATCACTACCAATTTATATTCTTCGTTTACTTCTTTTAAAGCCTGAACCGCCAATTTTAGATTTTTACGTTCTTCAATGGTGCCAACATTCAGAATATATTTATCAGGCAGTTTATAGGTTGCCCTAATCCTGCTTAACGTTTCTTTCGCGAAAGGTGTTTTAAAACTATCATCGCAGCTCTGGTAAATTACCTCAATCTTTTCGGGGTTAATTCCGTATAGATCGATAATGTCCTCTTTTGTTTTTTCGCTGATGGCGATAATCTTATTGGCTCGTTTACAAGCAGATTTACTTTTCCATTCGTATAATTTCCGGTCGATAAATTTATAATACCGAGGAAAGCGAAGAAAAATTAAATCATGAATGGTAACGATCGATTTAATCCTTGTATGCTGTATGGCCAATGGAATTTCATGACTGAGCCCATGAAAAATCTGACAGTCATCCTGACTTAAATCTTTTAAGATGTTTAAAGTCCTCCATAAAAACGGTCCGTTTTTAGGAAGCTTCAGTTCAATGTTTTCATTTTCAAAAAAAGCATCAATCTGTCTGGAGGATTTTACTTTTGGGGCGTACACCAAGTATTGGTGTTGAGGAAACTGATGTGCCAAATGCTCAATTAAAGAGCGGCTGTAATTACCCAGTCCTGTTAAATTATTGGCGGCACGCTTGCCATCGTATCCTATACGCATACTTCCCCCCAGCCCCTAAAGGGGGAGTAGTATGTGTAAATATTTTATTCGAGCTAAGCATTTTTGGTCTGCTAAAAGCCCCTTTAGGGGTTTGGGGTTATACCGCTACATTATTTTCTCTCAACGCATCGTTAAGCGAAGTCTTCTTATCTGTACTTTCTTTACGTTTACCAATAATTAAAGCACAAGGAACCTGAAATTCGCCAGCAGGGAATTTTTTAGTATAGCTGCCTGGTATTACAACCGAACGTGCAGGAACAATTCCTTTATATTCTACCGGGGTAGGGCCGGTTACATCAATAATTTTAGTTGATGCTGTTAACACTACGTTAGCACCTAAAACAGCTTCTCTTTCTACTTTAACACCTTCAACAACAATTGCTCTAGAACCTAAGAATGCATCATCTTCGATAATAACCGGAGCAGCTTGTACAGGCTCTAAAACACCACCAATACCTACACCACCGCTTAAGTGAACGCGTTTACCAATTTGTGCACAAGAACCAACAGTAGCCCAAGTATCAACCATGGTACCTTCATCAACATAAGCGCCAATGTTTACGTACGAGGGCATCATGATTACACCTTTTGCTAAAAACGCACCATAACGCGCACTTGCCATAGGCACAACACGTACACCAGTTGTTTTATAGTCGGTTTTTAAATCCATTTTATCATGGTAAACAAAAGGTCCGCTTTTAATTTCTTTCATCTCGCGAATCGGGAAATATAAAATTACAGCCTTCTTTACCCATTCATTAATGCCCCAAGAGTTTAAAACTGGTTCAGCAACACGGATTTCACCCTTATCAAGACCCATAATAACGGCTTCAATGGCTTCGCAATAGTTGCTGTATTTTAAAAGGGTTCTATCCTCCCAAGCGGCTTCAATTAATTTCTTTAAATCTGAATACATGATGTTTTTAAATTTTACGCAAAATAAATCAATTTTTGTTTATTAAATGGTTAATTGTTTAAATTGTTTTGCAGTTGGGTTAACTGGTTAATCGTTTAAACCGGTTAACTGTTTGAAGTCGCATATGCAAGTAACCAATAACCAATTTAAACAGTTAACCAAAATATGTATTTTTGAACCTTTATGACAGAGACTGAAAAACTTAGGATAGATAAGTATTTGTGGGCAATCAGGTTATTTAAAACCCGAAGCCTGGCTACCGATGCCTGTAAAGCAGGTAGGGTGAAACTCAAGGGGCAGAATATTAAACCTTCAGCAATTGTGAAAGTTGGCGATGTTTACCAGGTATCAAAAGGAATTGAAAAGAAAATTATAGAAGTTGTAGCACTCTCTTACAATAGAACAGATTCGCCAACAGCCTTAACAAAATATAAAGACTTAACGCCAGTTGAAGAAACACACGCTTTTAAATCGATGTTTCATGCGCCTAGTTTAAAACGCGATAGGGGAACAGGCCGACCTACGAAGAAAGATCGCCGTGAAACGGATGATCTGATTGGTGGAATGTTTGAAGAGGAGGATTAGTTAGTTTTCAGTTTCTAGTTTACGGTTTTCAGTTTCCTGCGAACTGTTAATTGCGTACTGCAAATTGAAATACCTCATCCGGTAGCTCATCATGGCTGTTTTACCCAGTTTTTCGATCAGTTTATAATTGGCAACTGCACCAACTGCTGCGCCCACAAAAGGAAGCATCTGCGCAAGTTTAGCTAAATCAATATAATCGCGGTACTGCTGTTGGAAGGTAAGCCAGTCAAATTCATCAATATTAGTAGGTAATTGATGTGCTTTATCATCCCAATCCTGCATTTTTATGAAAACATTCTGACTTTCTTCTTTACTTGAAAAGGCCAGTTGAAAGATGTGTAAAATAAATAAACGTTCGCGGTAATCTTTAACATCATATCCGTAAACTGCGGCTATATCAAAAAGCATTTTCATTTTTATGCCCAGCAACAACGGAAAATCAGCCAGACTCATTAAAAAACCACCTGCGCCTGTAATTCCACCTTCAGCAGCGCCTGTTTTTTTATAATTTTCTATCTTTTGCTTAATTAATGCTTCGCGGTGCATTAAAGTTAAATTGGTAATGGGTTTTGATGTGGTGAATGTTGAACCAAAAAGAACTGCCTTAACCATTTGTTTAATCGCAGTAGTAATGGCATTGTGAACTTTGTCTGGAATATAGCTGTTTATTTTTTTCTGCACTTTATCCGTCACCTTACTCAAAAGCGAAGGTTTCTGCAAGATTTTAAACTTCCAGAAACCCAGTTCACTCTTTATTTTTTGGTCGTATGTCATGTTTGATTACTACAATAACTATTCCTTAAAATTTAACAGAAAATAACTTTGAAGAATAAGGAATAAACTATATATTTAGTTTACCTAATAAGAACTTAATCCTTTCATTATGAAAACCTTAAAATTGTTGTGCTTGCTCATATTTGCTGCTGGAGTAGTGAATGCACAAGGAGTGAAATTTTCTGCTAATAAGCCTGCGGCAGGAAGTACAGTTAAATTTACTTACGAACCCAAGGGAACTAATCTCGAAAATCTGGCAGATGTAAAATGTACCGCTTATACCTTTTTCTCAAAATCCAACCCTAAAAATACCAAGATAGAACTGGTTAAGGAAGGTTCGGTTTATAAAGGAGAAATCTCTAGTCCGGATAGTGTTACGGTGGTTGGACTTGCTTTTTCGGTTGGCGATCAAAAAGATGAAGCGCCTGCCGGTTATGTTTTAGAATTCACTAAAGCCGGGAAAGTGCCAGCTGAAGCTTATCTTAACGAAGCTTTCTTGTATGGATTGGCAGGGAATTACTATTTAGGGCTTACCATCGACCCTGAAAAGGCCGCTTCGCTATATAAACAAGCATTTGCTTTAAAACCTGAATTGAAAAAGAAAAACTTACAACAATATTTGTCTGTTGAATACAAAGCAGATAAAGACAATGGAACCAAACTGATCAATGAAAATATTTCTGCGCTATCAACATTAAAAGAACCAAAAGAAGAAGATTTGAGCACCGAAATAAGTCTTTACTCTCTATTAAAGAAAAAAACTCAGGCAGATTCTGTTAAAGCCATCATAATTAAAAAATATCCTACAGGAAATTACGCCTGGAATGATGGGATGAATTCACTTTATAGCACAAAAGATTTCGCTGTACAAACGCAAAAGGCCGATGAAATGATTGCTAAGTTTAAACTTGATCCAGATAAAAAAGTAGATGTAAGTAGATTGAATTCAATTTATAGCATGCTGGCTAACAGCGCTGTAAAAGCTAAGGATCTGGGGAAATTTCAGGATTACGCTAAAAAGGTCACCGATAAAATGACCAGGGCAAGTTTGTATAACAATAGTTTTGCCTGGCCTTCTGCTGAGAAAAAAGAGAATATCGAACTTGCTGCTCAGCTTTCAAAACAGTCGCTCGAATTGATAGAAGCATCAAGAAATGATGAGATACCAAAATATTACAGCACTAAAGAAGAATACCTCAAATATTTAGACGGTGCTTATGGCATGTATGCTGACACTTATGGACTGTTGCTATATCATCAAGGAAAATTTAAAGAAGCTTTGGCTATGCAAGAGAAGGCCATTTCTTTATATGCAACAGTTCCGCCCGATGTATCATCTCGTTATGTAACTTATTTAATTAAGGATGGTCAAGATGGTAAAGCTTATAACGAGGCCGAAAAATTGATTAAAGAGGGTAAAGGCAATGATTCCTTAAAAAACGAATTTAAAATGCTTTATACCAAACTAAAGAAAGATGGAACTTATGAAACGTACTTGGCCAATTTAGAAAAAGCAGCATTAGAAAAAGAGCGGGCAGAATGGATAAAAAAAATGATTAATATTCCAGCTCCTTCGTTTTCGTTAACCAACCTTAAAGGCGAAACTGTAAGTCTGGCCAGTTTGAAAGGAAAGATCGTAATTTTAGATTATTGGGCGACCTGGTGTGGACCTTGCGTGTCTTCTTTCCCAGGGATGCAAAAAGCCCTAAACAAATACGCCAGTAATCCAAATATAGTATTCCTATTTGTAAATACCTGGCAAACAGAAGAAAACAGAGAAAAATTGGTGACTGATTTTATTACTGCAAAGAAATACAATTTTAATGTGCTTTACGATACCAAAAACGTAAAAGACCCTTCCAAATTTGATGTGGTAAGCGCCTACAAAGTTGATGGAATTCCAACCAAATTTGTGATAGATGGGGATGGTAATATCAGGTTTAAAGCAGTAGGTTTCTCTGGCTCTGATGATGGGGTGGTGAAAGAAATAGATTCGATGATCGGCTTGCTGGCTGGAAAAGAATCGAGCAAATAAACAATGATTTCCAAATAGAAAAGGTGCTGATTATTAATCGGCACCTTTTCTATCTATTAGTATTCTATCCTCATTGGCGATGTTTCCCATAGTTTAAAGGCTGCTAAGGCTTCATCGCGCATCAGCTGGATAACTGGCAAGCTTCTGTTTTCCATGGGCTTGTCTAACTCTTCATAGATGAACTTATCACTAAAACCAATATGTTCTGCATCAGCCTTGGTATTAGCATAATAAATCGTATCAATTCTTGCCCAATAAATTGCACCTAAACACATAGGGCAAGGCTCACAGCTGGTGTAAATTACACAGCCACTTAAATCGAAAGTATTTAATTCGGTACAGGCCAGTCTAATGGCTGAAACTTCTGCATGGGCGGTTGGGTCGTTGGTAGAAGTTACTTTATTTGCTGATTTGGCAATCAACTTCCCATCTTTTACCACTACAGCCCCAAAAGGTCCGCCAATGTTCTCGCTCACATTTTGCACAGATAACTCAATTGCCATCTTCATATACTCTTTATGTTGACTTTTATTTTCCATCATTATCTAACGTTAACTTAATTTATAAGTGCTTCCAGGTTTTTAATTAAATTTAATACCTTTTATCAGTTCGTTTATTAAATTTTCAGCATTCTTTTTATCTTCATTTACACCATTTGGGTATTCCATTTCAATAGTAACAAGTTTTTTATTTGCTTTATTGCTTACTTCAATCTTATAAAAAGCTTTTGGTTTTATACTATAATTTAAAATTAAGCAATCTTTGTTATCGATATGTTTTATCTCTAATTTATCATACTTGGGCATTTTTTCCTTTATATAATCATCGGGCCATTCACTTTTTCCTGCAAAAAACCTCACAATTACATTGTCTTTTTTATAAGCAAAATCAACTACCAATAACTTATAAGGTTCTGGTAAAACGCTGCCATTGAGTATCTTGTTTATTAATTCTTTATTCTCTTTATCGTCAAATGCATTTAGTCCTTTGGGTAGGACGATCGCAATTTTATGATTTAGCTTTATTTGTTTTTGTGCTAAAAGCGTTAGGGGTAAAATAAGTGCTATTATTGTTAATCTAATTTTCATAATGCAGTTAATGATTCAATATTTTTATCGTTCTGCTCCTTTACATAAAATCACGATCAAAAAAAATGCCCCGATTTATACGGGGCATCTATATTGTAACAGCTATTTACTTATTTTTTGCTGTATTCTGCGTTTAAGCCTTTAATTACTTCTGATGTTACATCTAAGCTTTCATCAGCAAATAAAATAGCACTATTACCTTTTGAGTAAGTTAAAACCATTTTATAACCTTTTTCTTTAGCGTAACCTTTTAAATATTCAGCTACTTTATCGTAAAGTTTTTCATTCTCAGCAGCTTGCTCATTCTGTAAAGCTCCACCAGCATTTTGTTGGTAAGTTTGTAGTTCTTGTTGTTTACGTGCTAAACGCTCTTCAGTACTTTTACGTTGATCGGCCGATAAAGTTTGTGCCGATTGCTGGTATTGTGCAACTTCTCTTTGAAAAGCCTGACCTTTAGCCTGCATATCTGCCTGAGCATTTTTGGTCTTACCTTCAAATTTCACTTTAAGATCTTTGAAGTATTCATATTTTGTAAGTAACGAGTCGGAGTTTACATACACAATTTTCTCAGTTGGAGAAACCGCTGCAGTAGTACCCTCTGTTTTTTTAGTTTCTGTAGTTTTAGTGTCTTTGTTCTGGCATGCAGAGAAAGCAGTTATCAAAGTTGCTGTTGCAAGTAAACCAAAGGTTTTAAAGGTTCTTCTTTCCATTCTTGTTTAATAAATTTTAGCAAACTTATATAAATTAGTTTTGATATGCAATTTAAAGAAAAGCCTATCGCAATACAAGTTGCTGTAAAACAGATTTGCCTTTGGCGGCAGTATGCTAAGCGTTTAATGTAATCAGCGCTAAACCACTAACGTTAACTGCTCAATCTGGTAGCAGTGATTTTGAAAAGCTAAGTCGGTATTTTAAACATTTGTTCGTCCCGCTGTCCGCTTTATTGCATGCCCGCTGCCATCGGGTTTAGATGGCAGCGTTGGTGTTACTATTTAGGGTTGCAGGGTGGCCATGGCAAATTTCAGAACATAACTCAACCACAGATAGAAAGGATGCGCACAGATATAAAAATCCGTGTTAATCTGTTGTTAAAAACCTTAACTTCATGAAATTGCTAGCGGGATGGTTTGGAAATTAAATAATCTTCTCTCGGCCCATCAATACGGCCCGTTGGTTGCCAATTGCATAATTGGCGTTTTCGTTCCATAGGAACGTTTGGTAAGTGACCAAAAAGATAGGGTTTTTATATCTCTGTTTGTAGCGCTTTGTTTGCTTTTCAAAAGCCTGTTTAAGCAGCCTTAACTAGGTTTATGCCTAATGTTTTAGTGCAGAGCGTTTATCGTTTTTTAATGCCCTAAAACTTATCCACATATTGGGTTAAATGCCAAAATTTCCGTATTTTTGATACTTATTGTTTTTAATTAAAATATGAGCGAAGAACAGGATTTAAAGTCAAATTATTCGGCAGATAATATACAGGTTTTAGAAGGTTTGGAAGCGGTGCGTAAGCGCCCTTCAATGTATATAGGTGATACTGGTGTAAAAGGTTTGCACCACTTGGTTTACGAGGTTGTAGATAACTCCATTGATGAGGCTTTAGCCGGTCATGCAGATACAATCGATGTTAGAATTTTAGAAGGTAACTCCATCAGGGTTGAAGATAATGGTCGTGGTATTCCGACCGGTATTAATACAAAAGAAAATAAATCGGCGCTTGAAATCGTAATGACGGTTTTACACGCGGGTGGTAAATTCGATAAAGATACCTACAAAGTATCAGGAGGTTTGCACGGTGTGGGGGTAAGTTGCGTTAACGCCCTGTCTACACATTTAAAAGCCGAGGTTCACCGTGAGGGTAAAATCTGGATGCAGGAATATAACATCGGTAAACCTTTATACGATGTTAAAGAAGTGGGCGAAACCGATAAACGCGGTACCATTGTAACTTTTAGTCCTGATGCAACCATTTTCACCCAAACTACTGAGTATAAATATGATACTTTGGCTGGCCGTTTGCGTGAGCTGTCTTTCTTGAATAAAGGGATTAAATTAACGCTAACCGATGAGCGTGAAAAACTTGATGATGGCACTTTCTTTTCAGAAACTTTCCATTCAGAAGGTGGTTTAAAAGAGTTTGTTGCCTTTTTGGATGATACCCGTACTTCAATTTTAGCAGAGCCGATTTATATCGAGGGGATCAAAAATGGTATTCCGGTTGAGCTAGCTTTCCAGTATAATGACAGTTATGCGGAAAATGTTCACTCTTATGTAAATAACATTAATACCCACGAGGGGGGTACACATATAGCTGGTTTCCGTAGGGGTTAACCCGTACTTTAAAAAATTATGCCGATAAGGAAGGTTTATTAAAGAACGTAAAAATGGAAATCACTGGTGATGACTTCAGAGAAGGTTTAACTGCGGTTGTTTCGGTAAAAGTGCAAGAGCCACAATTTGAAGGACAAACCAAAACCAAACTTGGAAACAGTGAGGTTATGGGTTCTGTTGATGTTGCGGTTGGAGAGGCTTTGGGTAATTACCTTGAAGAAAACCCTAAAGAAGCCAAAATGATTATCAATAAGGTAATCTTAGCGGCAACTGCACGTGCTGCGGCGCGTAAAGCACGCGAAATGGTGCAGCGTAAAAGCGTGATGGGTGGTTCGGGTTTACCAGGTAAATTAGCCGATTGCTCAGATAGTGACCCAGAAAGATGTGAGATTTTCTTAGTTGAGGGTGATTCTGCGGGTGGTACCGCTAAACAGGGTCGTGATCGTAACATCCAGGCAATTTTACCACTAAAAGGTAAAATTTTGAATGTTGAGAAAGCGATGGAGCATAAGATCTATGAAAACGATGAGATCAAAAATATGTTTACCGCAATCGGAGTTAGTATTGGTACGCCAGAAGACAATAAAGCGTTAAATTTAACTAAACTCCGTTACCATAAAATTGTAATCATGACGGATGCCGATATCGACGGGTCGCACATTACCACGTTGATTTTAACATTCTTCTACCGTTATATGAGGGCTTTGATCGAAGCTGGATATGTTTACATTGCATCTCCACCACTTTATCAGGTTAAAAAAGGTAAAGAATTCGAATACTGCTGGAATGATGTACAACGCGATGCAGCTGTACAACGTTTAAAAGGTGCAGGTAAAGAAGATAGCGTACACATCCAACGTTACAAAGGTTTGGGTGAGATGAACGCTGAGCAGCTTTGGGATACTACATTGAATCCTGCTACACGTACCTTAATGCAGGCTACAATCGAAAGTGCAGCAGAATGCGACCATACTTTCTCGATGTTAATGGGCGATGAAGTTGCTCCACGCAGAGAATTTATTGAGCGTAACGCAAAATATGCAAAAATTGATGCTTAAGTTGAGCCGAAAGCTTAAAAATTAAAGCTAAAAGCGAAATAGGTAAACCCTCTTTAAGTTAAAATCTTGAAGAGGGTTTTTTGTTTCTTAGGTTATTAACTTTAAATTTTATATACATAATTTTCTTATGTATGTGATTTTTTATATATTTGGAGTATGGCAGTTAATAATGAATTATTTAAAGGTACTTTGCAGACCATCATTTTAAATCTTTTATCAGAAAATGAGAAGATGTATGGTTATGAGATTACTCAAAAAGTAAAATCTATTACCCAGGGCGAGTTAATGTTAAAGGAGGGGGCATTATATCCTGCCTTACATAAATTAGAAGCCGAAGGTTTATTGGAAACAACAACAGAAGTGGTAGAAAACAGGGTGAGGAAATATTATTCCTTATCAAAAGATGGAGAGAAAGAAGTCGTAAATAAATTGCAGGAAGCGAAAGATTTTATTGCCCAGCTACAGTTATTATTAAACTTAAAACCTGCAATTTAATGAGACTAACAGCGCAACAGCACCAGGAAATTAAGGGTTATATTTTTGATGTACCAAAATACATAGAAACCTATAATGAGGTTTATGATCATGTTGTAAATGCCCTCGAAGATAAAGATGAGGCTTACAGTACCGAATTGGTTGCTAAAATTATCAATGATGATTTTGGAAGTTTTAATGAGATTAAACAACAGGAAGAACTTTACCAAAAACAGATCAATAAAAACAGGCAAACCTTTTTCTAAACGAACTTATAAATTCGTTTAAATGGCCCGGTTTACTAAGTAATATCGCGAATCTAATACTTTGCGTTTTTATTTATTGGGGTGGTACACGCTTAACCTTTAATACTAAACCAATAATGGGAGCGATTTTTATTTGTTTTATTCTGGTAACCCTTTTTATGTATACCAAAATATGGATCAGTAAAAGAAAAAATAAGAAATATTCGATTTTCGATAATGCTTTAGGTAGCTTATCTAGCTTTGGTTTGTTTGTTAGTGTTTTTACTTTCTATTGGTTCGTTAGCAAGGATAGTTTAATTTCCTTAGGCGAGCACAATAAAGTTATCATACTCCTCATATTATATTTTTTCTGTAGTCTTTATATAAGGTCATTTAGGAAATTTTATAACCAAAAAATTAAAATACTTATTGCATACAGATGAATTTAACAAAAGAACAACTTGACTACATCAGGTCTTTTATTCAGCAAAAAGGCTATAATTACATTGATGTTCAATTGGAGATTTTAGATCACGTAGCATCATCAGTTGAAGAAAAAATGGAAGAAAATCCATTGCTTGGTATTGATGCTGCAATAAATGATACGCAAGAAGCTTTTGGACCTGATGGTTTTGCTGTTATTCAAAAATCTGTGGTTAATGGATTGAAGAAAAAATACAGTAAATTTTTCTGGCAAAACTTTCTGGACTATTTTGGTTATAAATACATCCTGTTGGTTTTATTTCTAGGTTTTGTTGTTTACAAACTTCAGGAGATAGTAAGCAATGATGATTTTTATATGATATACATCGTTGGGATGTTTGGTGTTATTGGGCTTTTGCTCCTCTATAATATCAAAGATTCTATTTATAAAAAATACATGTCCTATAAATCATCTGTTTCCTTTTTAATGTTTTTAGGTCCATTTTTAGCTATTACCAATATAGCTATTAATAAAAGCGTTACAATAGTAAAAATTTTCTCATTAAACAGAAGTTTTCTTATTGTATCAGTACTGATAACTTTATTTGTAATTTATTTTATTGCTGCACTTAAAACGGCCAAGGTTGGAATGAGAGCGAGTAAGCATATAATGGATAAGTACAAACTTGTGTTGTAAGAATTAAGAATGGTGATGTGCCACTAGGCTTTAGCGTGCACATTAAGATAGTTTTGTACCTATCAATGACGATCATTTTATAAAAAAACAAAGCCATTCAAAAAAATGAATGGCTTTTGTATTATACACTATTGCAAATGGCCGCTCTTTATCCAAAGAGAAAGCCACCGCCCTTAACTAACCATCTCACAAGGAGATTTATTTTTAGGCTTTGGAGTTATTACAGGATGTAATATGATCCTACCGGAGCCAATTCTGTCTGAGGTTTGTCCTCATATATTTTATTATCGTCTAACATCTGGCAAAGATCGCGTTCAATAGTTCGGCAAATTGTGGTAGTTGGCGTATCTGTAGGTTTGTTTTCGAAGGGATCCTGAAGATGAACGGCCATTTTTTCTACCAATAAAAAGAATGCGGCAATAGCAACCACTAAAGGGACTTCCATGTAACCAAAGTATTCGATTAAACCAAAAGGCAGTAAGACGATGAACAAATGGATAGACATGTTAATATATTTGCTATAAGTAACCGGAAAAACGGTGTTTTTAATTCTTTCCGATCCCCCCATGTGATTACATAAACCTGTTATTGTTTTGTCTATTTCTATCTGCTGGTATTTATTGATCCAGCCTTCCTGCAGTGCCCTTTTTAAATCCATGGCATGTAACTCCAATATAGTGGCGGTTACATTTTTGCGTTTCTTGATGAAGGCCACTTCTTCTGCAGAAAGGTATTCTTCCAAACCTTTTCT
The nucleotide sequence above comes from Pedobacter riviphilus. Encoded proteins:
- a CDS encoding redoxin domain-containing protein; its protein translation is MKTLKLLCLLIFAAGVVNAQGVKFSANKPAAGSTVKFTYEPKGTNLENLADVKCTAYTFFSKSNPKNTKIELVKEGSVYKGEISSPDSVTVVGLAFSVGDQKDEAPAGYVLEFTKAGKVPAEAYLNEAFLYGLAGNYYLGLTIDPEKAASLYKQAFALKPELKKKNLQQYLSVEYKADKDNGTKLINENISALSTLKEPKEEDLSTEISLYSLLKKKTQADSVKAIIIKKYPTGNYAWNDGMNSLYSTKDFAVQTQKADEMIAKFKLDPDKKVDVSRLNSIYSMLANSAVKAKDLGKFQDYAKKVTDKMTRASLYNNSFAWPSAEKKENIELAAQLSKQSLELIEASRNDEIPKYYSTKEEYLKYLDGAYGMYADTYGLLLYHQGKFKEALAMQEKAISLYATVPPDVSSRYVTYLIKDGQDGKAYNEAEKLIKEGKGNDSLKNEFKMLYTKLKKDGTYETYLANLEKAALEKERAEWIKKMINIPAPSFSLTNLKGETVSLASLKGKIVILDYWATWCGPCVSSFPGMQKALNKYASNPNIVFLFVNTWQTEENREKLVTDFITAKKYNFNVLYDTKNVKDPSKFDVVSAYKVDGIPTKFVIDGDGNIRFKAVGFSGSDDGVVKEIDSMIGLLAGKESSK
- a CDS encoding PadR family transcriptional regulator translates to MAVNNELFKGTLQTIILNLLSENEKMYGYEITQKVKSITQGELMLKEGALYPALHKLEAEGLLETTTEVVENRVRKYYSLSKDGEKEVVNKLQEAKDFIAQLQLLLNLKPAI
- a CDS encoding nucleoside deaminase, encoding MENKSQHKEYMKMAIELSVQNVSENIGGPFGAVVVKDGKLIAKSANKVTSTNDPTAHAEVSAIRLACTELNTFDLSGCVIYTSCEPCPMCLGAIYWARIDTIYYANTKADAEHIGFSDKFIYEELDKPMENRSLPVIQLMRDEALAAFKLWETSPMRIEY
- a CDS encoding bestrophin family protein, with translation MLLRNNIPLTYIFGKIKKELLFVIGYSIGIVVLYENFHVTRISIPVAVPALLGTIISLLLAFRSNQAYDRWWEARILWGAIVNDSRTLSRQILSFVENPYVLDEIEEFKARFVKRQIAWCYALSQSLRGFNPRKGLEEYLSAEEVAFIKKRKNVTATILELHAMDLKRALQEGWINKYQQIEIDKTITGLCNHMGGSERIKNTVFPVTYSKYINMSIHLFIVLLPFGLIEYFGYMEVPLVVAIAAFFLLVEKMAVHLQDPFENKPTDTPTTTICRTIERDLCQMLDDNKIYEDKPQTELAPVGSYYIL
- a CDS encoding OmpH family outer membrane protein, giving the protein MERRTFKTFGLLATATLITAFSACQNKDTKTTETKKTEGTTAAVSPTEKIVYVNSDSLLTKYEYFKDLKVKFEGKTKNAQADMQAKGQAFQREVAQYQQSAQTLSADQRKSTEERLARKQQELQTYQQNAGGALQNEQAAENEKLYDKVAEYLKGYAKEKGYKMVLTYSKGNSAILFADESLDVTSEVIKGLNAEYSKK